One Papaver somniferum cultivar HN1 chromosome 10, ASM357369v1, whole genome shotgun sequence genomic window carries:
- the LOC113317669 gene encoding organelle RRM domain-containing protein 1, chloroplastic-like yields MNGYGCMNINAGFEVMSSVLNLQWAETMMSLCEKWLVKMKLKCAFTMLCCDIDEADSHELSGLPEVLSVRPDRDFESAKKDYSLDIVQLGGVSNLSAGTSRLFSEGNSKYWLVRMEKPTVEVLQKRKWWITMLKYYQRFWESQCQLLL; encoded by the exons ATGAATGGGTATGGATGTATGAACATAAATGCAGGGTTTGAGGTTATGAGCTCAGTCTTGAACCTGCAATGGGCTGAGACAATGATGAGTCTGTGTGAGAAATGGCTAG TGAAAATGAAGCTCAAATGTGCATTTACAATGCTTTGTTGCGATATTGATGAAGCGGATTCTCATGAGCTCTCTG GCTTGCCGGAAGTGTTATCCGTTAGGCCTGACCGGGATTTTGAATCTGCGAAGAAGGATTACAGTTTAGACATTGTTCAATTGGGTGGTGTGTCGAATTTAAGTGCTGGAACATCTCGGTTGTTTTCGGAGGGGAATTCTAAGTATTGGTTAGTTAGAATGGAAAAACCTACTGTTGAAGTGTTACAAAAGCGCAAATGGTGGATTACTATGCTCAAATACTATCAAAGGTTTTGGGAAA GTCAGTGCCAGCTGCTATTGTGA